AAATCTTTAAATATCATTGTATCATTCAAGCAAGCGACTTTTAACCGCTCCTATCATTGAAAAAATCCATCGCCATGTCCATGACCATGGAAAATGCTGCTGAGATAATTACGCCCTGTATCCGGCGCAAGAGCCACGATTAAAGCGCCGGGATTTAATTCCCGAGCAATCTTTAAGGCAACATGTACCATAGCTCCCGAAGAACCTCCCGCCAAAATTCCTTCCTCCCGCGCTAATCGCCTTGTCATGTCAAAAGCTTCTTCGTCAGAGACCGCTATCCAGCGGTCAACCACACGCATGTCCAGGGTTTGGGGATAATAATCCTCCCCCATACCTTCTAACTTAAATGGTGCTACAGGCCCCGTAAAAATCGAACCGACCGGATCCGCACCAATTACTAAGATGTTCGGATCTTTTTCTTTCAAATAGCGCCCAATGCCTGTAATCGTTCCACCAGTACCCGCTCCAGCCACAACGGCACGCACCTGTCCTTCAGTTTGTTCCCAAATCTCAGGACCAGTCGATAAATAATGGGCATGGGGATTGGCCTCTTGTTCAAACTGGCCCATATAACATCCCCCTGGAATTTCTTCTGCTAACCGTTTTGCCACATTTTGGTAGTTGTTTTCGTCGTCACGACCAACATCTGGGACAATTTTCACTTCGGCTCCGTAAGCTTTAAGAATCGCAATTTTATCTGCGCTCATCTTATCTGGCACAACAAACAAGGCGCGGTAGCCCTTGACGGCTGCCACCATTGCTAAAGCAATGCCTGTGTTACCCGCGGTGGCTTCGATTACGGTTCCCCCGGGTTTTAGGCGGTGTTCTCGTTCTGCCACCTCGATTAACGCCGGCGCAATGCGGTCTTTAATGCTACCTCCAGGATTTACGGCTTCAAATTTAATGGCAATACGAACGCCATTCTCCGGTACGATCCGTTGTAATGCGATCAGGGGCGTATGCCCTATCGCCCCGAGGATATTCGGTAAGATGCTGCCCTTATCAGGCATGTGTTGATTTCCCCCTTCATGTTCTCTCCCATTATACGAAATTTCCTTTTCGTGTTTGGGATTTATAGCAAAGCAGAAGGACTTTTCGCGACCATTGCCGAATAGCCATCATAATTGTTAGAAAGGCGGCGGAACTCGTGCAACATCCTCAGCCCGTAAAACCGCGCTTGTCCTTGTCACAAAATCTAGCCTTGAGCTTCTATTGGTTAACGTCAAACATTCAATGGACCGCTCTGATCATTATTGTGGTGCCCCGCGCGGTTTTATATATTGTGGGTCGTAGTGCATCCACTAGTGTTTTGTCTTCGCTTGTCGTATTAGGGTCTATCATTGCCACCTTCGTACAGCCGTGGGCAGGTTGGATTAGCGATCGTGTACGCCATGCATGGGGCAGGCGTCGCCCGTATATTTTATGGGGCACAGCAGGCAATGTGCTCGGGCTGATTATTATGGCGTACTCCGGGCATTCCTTACTCCTATTTGCCTTGGGTTACTTAATGGTGCAATTTTTCTCAAATCTTGCTCAAGCAGCGTATCAGGCTCTCATTCCCGACTTGGTATCGGAAGAACAACGAGGATTAGCATCAGGATGGATGGGATTCATGACGCAACTAGCTATCATTTTTGGGGCGTTAGCCCCCAATTATTTTGGGGATCCAGCCATTTACTGGATCCTTTCGGCCCTATTAGTGCTCGGTTGGGGTGTGACACAGTTTGGCGTTCATGAGATGGACTCGCGTCAGTTTGTGGTTCCCCGAGTAACTTTTGCTCAAGGACTTCGCCAATTATGGATCTCTCCTCGCGCATTTCCGGATTTTTGGTGGGTATTTGTCACACGGCTTATGATCATGTTAGGCTTTGCCACTTTGGAGAATTATTTGTTTTATTATCTCAAATTTACCGTTGGTCTTAACGATCCGGAATCCACTGTCTTTCGGTTATTGGCACTATTAACTTTAGGGTCATTAATTTCTGTGCTTACCGCCGGATGGCTATCGGATCGAGTGCATAAACGCCGAATACTCGTATTTGTAGGAGGATTGTTAATGGGGGCGACAGCCTTAACGTTTGTTTTCACCCACAGCATGTTTCTCATTTTAGCCATGGGCTTAGTTTTTGGCGTGGGTTATGGGATTTATTTGTCGACAGATTGGGCATTGGCAGTCGATGTATTACCGCCGGGACCAACCCAGGGACGTAGCATGGGATTATGGCAAGCGTCTTTTAATTTGGGCCAAGTTGGCGCTGGGTTTATTGCTGGCCTCTTAATCGGTTCTTTATCCCATGTTATGCCCTTGGGCCAGGCCTACCGCTTGCTCTTTTTAATCACGTTTCTTTATTTTGGAACCGGTTCTGTACTCATTTACCGCGTGCGCACAGCCGCATAAAATTGCCCAAACCCAAGAAAAATTAGCAGGAGTTTTGATAGCTCCTCACGAATTACTTATCCATTGTTATGCTATTGGAGGGACCGTAATGGCCACACGGAAACGAACGTCACAACATCTTGTGATTATGATGATGACGGCAACCCTCCTTACTTCCGTGCATCATATTGTGCCGTCAGGAAATAGCCGCACACCCCGCCGATTATTAGCATATTCAACCCAAAACCAACCAGGGCTCTACACGATTGAATTGCACAACGACACGGCTATTTCCAATATTTACTTGCTGCAAGCGGGAACAACCGTACGTTTAGCCGGCGTCTTAAAGGGCCATACCATAAGCGCTACGCGCATCGACGTGCTTATCCATGATAAGATGAGTCAGTGATGCACAGGAACGACGACGGAGGAAGGATAGCATGACACAGCGTGGATGGCTTATAACGCACAAAAACTGTCTAGATGGGGCCACTGCTGCCATCGTCGGCGAACAGTCTGGTTTGACTCCGATTTTCATCGAGCCGGACCGCGTCCTGGACGGATTGGCCATGATTGCCGATGATGCTCCGATCTACTTGGCTGATGTGTCTCTTAAACCTGAGCACTATCAAGGAGTATCGTCTCGTATCGCAAAACTATTGGATCATCATCAATCAGCCTTGCCACTCAGCCATTACCCCAATGTACTGATTGACCTGAGTAAATCTGGATCCCATCTTTTTTACACATTCGCCGTGGATCAAGGATGGTTAAGGCCTACACCCGAGTGGGAACGGCTCGTATACACGGTCGAGCGATATGATTTGTGGAAACCTGCGCATGAACCCGGTCAAAATCTTAACCGACTATTTCATACATTGGGCTATGATTGGTATCGGGAACGGTTTGCCGCAGGTTGGAACCCCTATCAGTCTCATGAGCAAGCGCTGCTGGCGGATCTCATCTTCCGCGAAAAACAATACATGAGAGAGCAACTCAAGCGTTCTGTGAAAATCTGGTCGCCACTACCGATGGTTGCTATTGCACTTAGTGAAGAAGGAGCAACCAATGAACTTGCCCACCGGTTATTGGCTGAAGGAGCTGCTCTTGTGGTTTTTATCAAGCCCGATGGCCGTTTATCCGCCCGCAGTGATGTACGGGTCGATGCGGCCAAACTGATGGAAGATGTATTTTCCGGTGGAGGTCATGCCCGTGCTGCCGGCGGACGGCTCGATCTGCCAGGACCTTATGACCAAGAAACAGCCCGAGCCGTCCTGGAACGGATTGCGAACTATTTGCGTCTTAACTCTGAGAGACTGTCAAAATAATCTTCCCGACATTTTGGTTGGTCACCATGTACTGGTGGGCTAGGCCGGCCTGTTCTAAAGAGAAGGTTTTATCAATCACCGCCCGTAATTGACCCGTGGCAAAAAACGCCATGGTTCTTTCTTGAAATTCCTGAATCAAGTGCATTTTGTCATAATCGGGACGCGACCGTAAAACCGTTCCACGAATATTGAGACGGCGACTTAAGACCTCTCGGAGGTTGACTGATGCATCACCACCGCTTAAAGTCCCGATTATGACAAGTACGCCTCCCGTTTTCAAACTCGCCAAATTACGGGATAAATAATCTTGGCCGATAAAATCTAATACGGCGTCGACGCCAGCTCCGTGAGACCATTCACGCACCTCTTCGACGAAATCTCGTTCCCGGTAGTTAATCGCTCGTTCCGCACCAAAGCCTAACACGCGTTGAACCTTCGCCGCGGATCCCACTGTGGTGGCCACGTGTAAACCGGCCTGGTGAGCTAGTTGTATCGCGGCGGAACCGACCCCTCCAGCGCCGGCATGAATTAAGACCTTTTGGCCCATGGTTAGCCGAGCCTTATCAAATAATGCGTCATACGCGGTCAGAAAGGCTTCGGGTATCCCTGCCGCTTCAATATCGCTTAACTCCTGAGGAATGATCCAAGCGTTGTCCTGAGGACAGGCAACGTACTCGGCGTAGGCTCCCCCTGAAACGAGGGCCATCACCCGATCACCTTCATGAAAACGGGTTACGCGTCGGCCGACTTGCACAACAACTCCCGCACATTCCAAACCCGGGATTTGGAATTCGGGCTTAGGATCTGGAGGTGGATACAACCCTTGGCGCTCCAATAAGTCAGCGCGGTTGACACCAGCAGCGTGAATGCGAATTAAAATGTCACCAGGTCCGCATTCAGGAATGGGAATCTCTTGAACCTGTAAGACTTCCGGACCTCCAAATTCATTTAAAACAATGGCCTTCACCTAAATTCCTCCTCATCTTGCCGCCGTACACCAGTGGTTGGTTAACGCTAAACCGCATAGTAATCTACTCTACGATTTTGCCCTTTTGTTGCCGCACATAGTTCCTCTTCTTATTGAGGGTAGAAACTTCTTGATCAAAATCCTTTACAATGCTAAGAAGAACAAAATCATAATACAGAATTTATCAGGAGGATGCCATGTCCTTTTCTGCCCTGGTCCTGGTGATGGCTGTCGCCACCGGAGCAAGTGTCGCCAATCTTTATTATAATCAGCCTTTGCTGGCTTTGATGGCCCGAACCTTTCATGTGGGCCCGGCCGCTATAGGCGTTGTGCCCATGCTGACACAAATTGGATACGCGACTGGCCTTTTGCTGTTCGTTCCATTAGCCGATTTATGGGAACGGAAAAAATTAATCGCCGGATTATTTGGACTAACCGCTGTGACCTTGGAAATTGTATCGGTGCTGCCACAGTTTTCAGCATTTTTGATAGCCAATTTTGCGTTGGGAGCGGTAACGGTTGTACCGCAAGTGATCGTACCTGTAGCCGCAGATATAGCTCCCGACAGTCAACGAGGTCGCGTAGTAGGGATTGTTATGAGCGGATTACTGATCGGAGTTTTATCTGCTCGCATGATTAGCGGCGTAATCGGAGATTGGTTAGGATGGCAGGCCGTCTACCGGTTCGCTGGTATTTTAATGATGATGTTTGTGATCGTCGTGATAACCATTTTCCCCATCTCTAGGCCACACACGCGACCTTTAACCTACAGAAAATTGCTGTACTCTTTAGGTCCCATCATCCTGAGAGAACCTGAATTGGTCAAAGCGTCTTTAACGGGTGCTGCACTTTTTGGAACTTTTAGTGCATTTTGGACCACATTAACATTTCGTTTAAATACAACGCCTTATCATTATACGGCGTCTATCATTGGGTTGTTTGGCTTACTCGGCATTGCGGGGGCCAGTATCGCCCCTATTGCAGGCCGCCTGGCTGACAAACGTGATCCGCGTATCACCATTACTGTGGCTATAGTCGTAGTGACCCTGTCGTGGCTATTGATGTGGCCGTTGTCATCTCATCTGTGGGCCCTCATCCTTGGCATTATTCTCCTGGATTTAGGCGTCCAAGCCGGACAAATCTCGAATCAGTACCGAATTTATGCGCTGCGTCCTGATGCCAGAGCCCGGGTTAATACCATATATATGGCCACTTATTTTTTAGGTGGTTCCGTGGGTTCGGGAGTAGCCAGTTTAGCTTGGGCCCATGCACACTGGACAGGAGTAACTTTCACCGCGCTAGGCCTTCTTAGTGTGGCGATAATTACTCACATTGCCAGCCTGAGACGGCTTCCTCTGATGAAATCGGTATGAAGAGGACGCCGAACATGATACAATGAGCGGCGAAAATATGTCTTTGGAGTGAAAACTTTGACAGCCAAATTCTTTCGTTTTTTGAGCATTGTAGGTGTATCCAGCACTTTAGCCACTATAACTGCCGGGTGTGGGCAACAAGCAGCCAAAACTCCCACGCACCCCAAGCAAGTAGCCAGCGGGCGAAATTTGCGGTGGAATGCACCACCCAAAATGTTTATAAATCCAAATAAACATTATTCAGCAACAGTTGATACCACGGCAGGAAGTTTTGTCATTACGTTATTTGCTAAGCAAGACCCGGTAGCCGTAAATAATTTCGTGTTCCTAGCCGACCACAACTTTTTCAATGGTGATGAAATCTTTCGTGTGATTAAACCCTTCATGTTTCAAACAGGTGATCCGTTAAACAACGGAACAGGCGGTCCTGGGTACCAGTGGAATGGAGAAAAACCGACGTTTCCTTATCAACCAGGCATCGTCGCGATGGCTAATGCCAACAATCCGAACACCAATGGTAGTCAGTTTTTCGTCTGTACTGGGCCTGAAAGCACCAGTTTAAATCAAGATCCCATTTACACAGAACTCGGACGCGTCACCAAAGGGTGGAATGTTGTTCAAAAAATTGCCAGCGGACCCGTGAAAACCAATCCCATGACTGGTGAGGATTCATTACCCATTCATCCCTATTACATTACTTCCGTGACCATTTCCGTCGGCGGATCACAATAATTCACGGAGCAAAGGACGGACATGTGGGTGAATGCTAAACAACCTATTCGCGTATTATTTGTCTGCGCCGGAAACATTTGCCGTTCTCCAATGGCGGAAGCTATTTTCCGGGCCAAAGTGCAGGAAAAAGGGTTAGCGGATCAATTTGTTATTGATTCCGCGGGAACCGGTTCATGGCATGTTGGGGAATTACCACATAAGGGAACGCAGGCGATATTGAAATCACATCATATCGCCTTTGACGGCATTCGCGCCCGCCAAATAAAGGCCAATGATGCCCGAAATTTCGATTGGATTTTGGTCATGGATCAAGACAATTGGAACGATGTGAAAGCCTTGATGCCAGAAGCCCAAAATGTTCATAAGGTCCTCGAGTTTTCCTCTAGCGCTGAGCGCAATGTCCCCGATCCGTTTTTTACGGGGGGATTTGAGCACGTTTATGCTTTATTAGAAGAAGCGCTCGACAACTTTTTACAAGTGGCCATCGATCGGGCACGGCAGAATTAAGTCGGGACTATCATTGTGGGCGTCATTAAGCTTCTTCGAAACGGGATAAACATGCCATGAATTTGACTCGACCGTTAACGATTGGTAAGCATCACTTTGACGAGCTAACCATAAAGGCACCTGTTCGTCTGTTAAGACCCATGGCATCCGGTCATGAATAGGGCGGATGACACCATCCGCTTGGGTGGTTAAAAGAACGACATGCCAAGAATCGCGCGCTGGTGAAGCGATTAAAATGCTCGCAATGGCAAAAACTCTGTCTAAAGTAAAGCGGAAAGGTTGACGTGTCGACCTTTCCCATTCATAAAATCCATCCGCCGGAACAATCACTCTTTGGTGGTGATAGCCCTCACGAAAAAGAGGTTTGTTATACACTGATTCACGGCGAGCATTAATCAACAATGAATGATGAACAGACACACCCCAGTGCACCCATGCCGCTTTCCATTGCCCATTTACGCGTTGACCAATCGTCAACACATTCTGAGTTGGAGCAACATTAAAGCGTGGAGTCCATGGAGGATTAAGGTCGTGTTCGACCGGCCATCTATCTGTTAAATCTTGCCAAGAAAATGTCGCACTAAACCGTCCGCACATGCTAGACTCTTCCTTAAAGGATCGTAAGTCACGTCGCTCAATGATGCATGTATTATGCCAAACAAATCGATTTCAAAATCCGTCTTGCCTCCATGTTACACTAGAAGGCGGAAAAGCCCAAGATGTGGAGGTGAATCATGAAAATATCGTCTGAATGTGCAGCATGTGTCTACTTGCAACTCATGCGAACCTTGGACCATCAAAAAGTGAATAACCATGTGGCCATTCAAGCTCAAGTCATGAGTCGCTTAGCTTCCCAATGGGAAACATTAGACAATCCTGGCATCGCCGTTTATCTCATGTATGAAATTGCGCAGAAAAACAACAAGGTGAAAGATCCCTACCGCGAAGACAAACGACTCGCAAACAGCATGGCTGAGACATACTGGCAGCAGCGTCCCATCCCCATAGATGATTTGGAGCGTCGATTTTTATATGCGGCAGCTGCCAATATTATTGATGCCGGATTAGGTGACAATACCCAGCGTCTTTTCCTGCAATTAGATCGGGCGATCCAACAAGGATTTGCACGCAATGACATTCAAAAATTTGTTCAGGCCATACCCGCATCAGGGAAAATCCTCTATATTAGCGATAATGCAGGGGAAATTGTTTTTGACCGCGAATTAATTCGGAGTTTACGCCATAAGGGATGGCATGTCAGTATTCTGGTGCGACATCATACTTTTTTAAATGATGTCACACGTGATGATGTCGAGGAAATGGGTTTGTCTAGCGTGGCTGATACCGTGCTGGATTTCGGAGAGGATTTTACCATGTGGAAATTATCTGATGAGGACCTTCAAGCATGGCAAGAAAAATATGACGGGGTCATCATTAAAGGGATTGCGAATCTCGAAGCCTTATCCCACCGAAATCTCCAGGTCCCAGCGCTATTTTTATACCGCGCGAAGTGTCCTCCTTCCGCTCGGCTCGCAGGGGTTGAGGGCAACACCAATGTGGCATGGTTGAAGGAATAAATTCCCTCAATTTGGGAAATCCTATAAAGACGATTTGGTGCTTTTTGGACCACTCCGGAATCCCATACGCTTGCGCATAATTCGTGGTACAATTTAGTCTTGTGTACAGGACCGATACGAAGTGACTGAGGTATTACATCAAGAAAAGGATTGGATGCCAATGCAAACGCGGACTGAAAAACCAGCCATAGGTTTTACCCCCCGTCAGCGATGGATTACTGGCATTCTTGCCATTTTGGGCGCAATCTTTGTGGCCTTGTCCGTTGCTTTGCATGCACGAATCCACAGTCGAATTAGCACGATTGCAATTAACGAAAAACAACCGGTTAAAGTCCTTGTAGGAGTTCGGGGGACAGCTACGGCACCAGCCTTTATTGGTTTTTTAGCTGTGGTTAAGCCAAACAGTCAAATTCTTACCGTGATTCCGTTGTCAGGTGATAAACCTATTTTGGGTCCTAACG
The Sulfobacillus thermosulfidooxidans DNA segment above includes these coding regions:
- a CDS encoding PLP-dependent cysteine synthase family protein, which translates into the protein MPDKGSILPNILGAIGHTPLIALQRIVPENGVRIAIKFEAVNPGGSIKDRIAPALIEVAEREHRLKPGGTVIEATAGNTGIALAMVAAVKGYRALFVVPDKMSADKIAILKAYGAEVKIVPDVGRDDENNYQNVAKRLAEEIPGGCYMGQFEQEANPHAHYLSTGPEIWEQTEGQVRAVVAGAGTGGTITGIGRYLKEKDPNILVIGADPVGSIFTGPVAPFKLEGMGEDYYPQTLDMRVVDRWIAVSDEEAFDMTRRLAREEGILAGGSSGAMVHVALKIARELNPGALIVALAPDTGRNYLSSIFHGHGHGDGFFQ
- a CDS encoding MFS transporter, producing the protein MQHPQPVKPRLSLSQNLALSFYWLTSNIQWTALIIIVVPRAVLYIVGRSASTSVLSSLVVLGSIIATFVQPWAGWISDRVRHAWGRRRPYILWGTAGNVLGLIIMAYSGHSLLLFALGYLMVQFFSNLAQAAYQALIPDLVSEEQRGLASGWMGFMTQLAIIFGALAPNYFGDPAIYWILSALLVLGWGVTQFGVHEMDSRQFVVPRVTFAQGLRQLWISPRAFPDFWWVFVTRLMIMLGFATLENYLFYYLKFTVGLNDPESTVFRLLALLTLGSLISVLTAGWLSDRVHKRRILVFVGGLLMGATALTFVFTHSMFLILAMGLVFGVGYGIYLSTDWALAVDVLPPGPTQGRSMGLWQASFNLGQVGAGFIAGLLIGSLSHVMPLGQAYRLLFLITFLYFGTGSVLIYRVRTAA
- a CDS encoding SOS response-associated peptidase, which translates into the protein MCGRFSATFSWQDLTDRWPVEHDLNPPWTPRFNVAPTQNVLTIGQRVNGQWKAAWVHWGVSVHHSLLINARRESVYNKPLFREGYHHQRVIVPADGFYEWERSTRQPFRFTLDRVFAIASILIASPARDSWHVVLLTTQADGVIRPIHDRMPWVLTDEQVPLWLARQSDAYQSLTVESNSWHVYPVSKKLNDAHNDSPDLILPCPIDGHL
- a CDS encoding peptidylprolyl isomerase, translated to MKTLTAKFFRFLSIVGVSSTLATITAGCGQQAAKTPTHPKQVASGRNLRWNAPPKMFINPNKHYSATVDTTAGSFVITLFAKQDPVAVNNFVFLADHNFFNGDEIFRVIKPFMFQTGDPLNNGTGGPGYQWNGEKPTFPYQPGIVAMANANNPNTNGSQFFVCTGPESTSLNQDPIYTELGRVTKGWNVVQKIASGPVKTNPMTGEDSLPIHPYYITSVTISVGGSQ
- a CDS encoding MFS transporter — protein: MSFSALVLVMAVATGASVANLYYNQPLLALMARTFHVGPAAIGVVPMLTQIGYATGLLLFVPLADLWERKKLIAGLFGLTAVTLEIVSVLPQFSAFLIANFALGAVTVVPQVIVPVAADIAPDSQRGRVVGIVMSGLLIGVLSARMISGVIGDWLGWQAVYRFAGILMMMFVIVVITIFPISRPHTRPLTYRKLLYSLGPIILREPELVKASLTGAALFGTFSAFWTTLTFRLNTTPYHYTASIIGLFGLLGIAGASIAPIAGRLADKRDPRITITVAIVVVTLSWLLMWPLSSHLWALILGIILLDLGVQAGQISNQYRIYALRPDARARVNTIYMATYFLGGSVGSGVASLAWAHAHWTGVTFTALGLLSVAIITHIASLRRLPLMKSV
- a CDS encoding damage-control phosphatase ARMT1 family protein, translated to MKISSECAACVYLQLMRTLDHQKVNNHVAIQAQVMSRLASQWETLDNPGIAVYLMYEIAQKNNKVKDPYREDKRLANSMAETYWQQRPIPIDDLERRFLYAAAANIIDAGLGDNTQRLFLQLDRAIQQGFARNDIQKFVQAIPASGKILYISDNAGEIVFDRELIRSLRHKGWHVSILVRHHTFLNDVTRDDVEEMGLSSVADTVLDFGEDFTMWKLSDEDLQAWQEKYDGVIIKGIANLEALSHRNLQVPALFLYRAKCPPSARLAGVEGNTNVAWLKE
- a CDS encoding low molecular weight protein-tyrosine-phosphatase, with the protein product MWVNAKQPIRVLFVCAGNICRSPMAEAIFRAKVQEKGLADQFVIDSAGTGSWHVGELPHKGTQAILKSHHIAFDGIRARQIKANDARNFDWILVMDQDNWNDVKALMPEAQNVHKVLEFSSSAERNVPDPFFTGGFEHVYALLEEALDNFLQVAIDRARQN
- a CDS encoding NAD(P)H-quinone oxidoreductase, giving the protein MKAIVLNEFGGPEVLQVQEIPIPECGPGDILIRIHAAGVNRADLLERQGLYPPPDPKPEFQIPGLECAGVVVQVGRRVTRFHEGDRVMALVSGGAYAEYVACPQDNAWIIPQELSDIEAAGIPEAFLTAYDALFDKARLTMGQKVLIHAGAGGVGSAAIQLAHQAGLHVATTVGSAAKVQRVLGFGAERAINYRERDFVEEVREWSHGAGVDAVLDFIGQDYLSRNLASLKTGGVLVIIGTLSGGDASVNLREVLSRRLNIRGTVLRSRPDYDKMHLIQEFQERTMAFFATGQLRAVIDKTFSLEQAGLAHQYMVTNQNVGKIILTVSQS
- a CDS encoding DHHA1 domain-containing protein; this translates as MTQRGWLITHKNCLDGATAAIVGEQSGLTPIFIEPDRVLDGLAMIADDAPIYLADVSLKPEHYQGVSSRIAKLLDHHQSALPLSHYPNVLIDLSKSGSHLFYTFAVDQGWLRPTPEWERLVYTVERYDLWKPAHEPGQNLNRLFHTLGYDWYRERFAAGWNPYQSHEQALLADLIFREKQYMREQLKRSVKIWSPLPMVAIALSEEGATNELAHRLLAEGAALVVFIKPDGRLSARSDVRVDAAKLMEDVFSGGGHARAAGGRLDLPGPYDQETARAVLERIANYLRLNSERLSK